Proteins from a genomic interval of Sulfitobacter donghicola DSW-25 = KCTC 12864 = JCM 14565:
- a CDS encoding TRAP transporter substrate-binding protein: MTDKLDTKNMPATSHNAEPLSRRRALLTGGAALTGAAALAAPAVGQNTPQTIRMATSWPPNLGGLADSAKRVAKGITQASQGRLNVEVHTAGTLVPPLGVHDAASAGEIEMYHSADYYFQKKHRGLNFFSSVPLGLTSLEQIGWLKYGGGQELWDELNAGFGVKAFSAGGTGVQMGGWFNKEIKSIDDFKGLTMRMPGLGAQVITKLGANAVSLPGGGIVDALFDGTIDATEWVGPYNDLQFGFQKLLKTYIYPGFHEPTGQISIGFNLGFWDALSSADQAIVTGIIDAELTHHNADYYGNNGLALTQLLKESGTKPTKLPDDVWNALAQASFEVTASVAQDDDMGRRIVESYDAYRALVGSAGPMSQAEYLAKRGATDLFADV, encoded by the coding sequence ATGACCGATAAACTGGACACCAAAAACATGCCCGCCACCTCGCACAACGCCGAGCCGCTGTCGCGCCGCCGCGCGCTATTAACGGGCGGTGCTGCGCTGACAGGTGCCGCCGCCCTTGCCGCGCCAGCCGTGGGGCAAAACACCCCCCAAACAATCCGCATGGCAACCTCATGGCCGCCAAACCTTGGCGGTCTTGCCGATAGCGCCAAACGCGTTGCAAAAGGGATCACCCAAGCCAGCCAAGGCCGCCTGAACGTCGAGGTGCACACCGCTGGAACACTCGTACCACCTTTGGGTGTTCACGACGCCGCAAGTGCTGGCGAGATCGAGATGTACCACTCGGCCGATTACTATTTTCAGAAAAAACACCGCGGCCTGAATTTCTTTTCCAGCGTCCCCCTTGGCCTGACCTCTCTAGAGCAGATCGGGTGGCTGAAATACGGTGGCGGCCAAGAGCTGTGGGACGAGTTGAACGCAGGCTTTGGCGTCAAAGCCTTTTCCGCTGGTGGAACCGGTGTTCAGATGGGCGGCTGGTTTAACAAAGAAATCAAAAGCATAGATGACTTCAAAGGTCTCACCATGCGCATGCCGGGACTGGGCGCGCAGGTGATCACCAAACTAGGTGCGAATGCGGTTTCCCTGCCGGGTGGGGGCATTGTTGACGCGCTGTTTGACGGCACCATTGATGCTACCGAATGGGTCGGGCCCTATAATGATCTACAGTTCGGGTTTCAAAAGCTGCTGAAAACCTACATCTACCCTGGTTTCCATGAACCCACTGGACAGATCTCGATCGGGTTTAACCTTGGCTTTTGGGACGCGCTTTCTAGTGCGGATCAGGCGATAGTGACTGGCATCATCGACGCCGAGCTGACCCACCACAACGCTGATTATTACGGCAACAACGGTCTGGCCCTAACGCAGCTGCTAAAAGAATCCGGCACCAAACCGACCAAGCTGCCTGACGACGTCTGGAACGCCTTGGCGCAGGCCTCGTTCGAGGTCACGGCAAGCGTCGCCCAAGACGACGATATGGGCCGCCGCATTGTCGAAAGCTATGACGCCTACCGCGCCCTTGTGGGCAGTGCTGGCCCGATGAGCCAAGCCGAGTATCTGGCCAAACGCGGTGCAACAGACCTGTTTGCAGACGTCTAA
- a CDS encoding molybdopterin-dependent oxidoreductase: protein MNDGSTRDTKVTTSHWGAFEVDIENDRIVATRPFAADPRPSAIPEALPKALHHKSRVLRPSIRKAWLDTRERTGRGAGEFVEVPWDEALDIAATEITRVCDTHGNEAIYGGSYGWASAGRFHHAQSQVHRFLNCIGGYVSSFGSYSTGCAQSIMPHVFGSNFMSLLYEHQDGWQTIYDNAETLVMFGGINSKNAQVSMGGITEHDTGVWLDRFIAKGITCVNVGPQRTDAPDGCDWMAIRPASDTALMLALAHVLETENLTDRDFLNRYTVGYEQFRPYLLGESDGQPKSPEWAAPLCGVGPDEIRALARRMASTPTMVTVSWSIQRAQHGEQPYWMSGVLAAMIGQIGLAGCGVGYGFGAIGGVGKRLKGLHGMTFPQKQNPIDKVIPVARVADMLRNPGQPFDFNGKREPYADIRLVYWAGGNPYHHHQDLNALHDAWQKPETIIVNEPYWTATAKRGDIVFPATTPYEREDIGRSNLDDYLFHMPQCVSPVGEARNDYDIFAGLAQRMGVQDAFTEGKTSGEWIEQLYAAYREGAAQNGIDVPTLPALRDANWVQLPITVDEPNDTLFAPFRANPDAAPLGTPSGKIEIYSETIASFGYDDCIGHPIWLPPDEWLGSACAQAPLHMVSPQPADKLHSQLESALADVKGARPETVVLHPVDAAARGIANGDLVKLFNTRGACRAKAQISEDIIQGVVALPTGAWYSDPDADIDLDGNPNVLTRDIGTSRLGQGCSAHTALVEVAKL, encoded by the coding sequence ATGAACGATGGATCAACGCGCGACACCAAGGTAACCACCAGCCATTGGGGCGCCTTTGAGGTCGATATCGAAAACGACCGCATCGTTGCAACACGGCCCTTTGCCGCTGATCCGCGCCCCTCGGCGATCCCTGAGGCTCTGCCAAAGGCGCTTCACCATAAATCTCGCGTCCTGCGCCCCTCTATCCGCAAGGCGTGGCTGGACACCCGCGAACGCACAGGCCGCGGCGCGGGCGAATTTGTCGAGGTACCATGGGACGAAGCCCTCGACATTGCCGCAACTGAAATCACCCGCGTCTGTGACACCCACGGCAACGAGGCGATCTATGGCGGCTCTTACGGATGGGCCTCTGCGGGACGGTTCCACCACGCCCAAAGTCAGGTGCACCGTTTCCTGAACTGCATCGGCGGCTATGTGTCCTCCTTCGGCAGCTATTCAACGGGCTGTGCGCAATCCATCATGCCGCATGTCTTTGGCAGTAACTTTATGTCGCTGCTGTACGAACATCAGGACGGCTGGCAAACGATCTATGACAATGCCGAAACCTTGGTGATGTTCGGCGGGATCAATTCAAAAAACGCGCAGGTCAGCATGGGCGGGATCACCGAGCATGATACAGGCGTTTGGCTGGATCGGTTCATCGCCAAAGGGATCACCTGTGTTAACGTTGGTCCGCAACGCACAGACGCGCCAGACGGCTGTGATTGGATGGCCATTCGGCCTGCTTCGGATACGGCACTGATGTTGGCGCTTGCCCACGTGTTAGAGACTGAAAACCTCACCGATCGCGACTTTCTGAACCGCTACACTGTTGGTTATGAGCAATTCCGCCCCTACCTGCTGGGCGAAAGCGACGGCCAGCCGAAATCGCCTGAATGGGCGGCGCCGCTTTGTGGGGTGGGGCCGGACGAAATCCGCGCTCTGGCACGGCGCATGGCAAGCACCCCAACGATGGTCACCGTGTCATGGTCGATCCAGCGGGCGCAGCATGGCGAACAGCCTTATTGGATGTCAGGCGTTCTGGCCGCCATGATCGGGCAGATCGGCCTTGCGGGATGTGGCGTGGGCTATGGCTTTGGCGCGATTGGCGGCGTGGGCAAGCGGCTAAAGGGTCTGCACGGCATGACCTTTCCGCAAAAGCAAAACCCGATCGACAAAGTGATCCCCGTTGCGCGTGTGGCCGACATGCTGCGCAACCCTGGCCAGCCTTTTGACTTTAACGGCAAACGTGAGCCCTATGCCGATATCCGACTGGTCTATTGGGCGGGGGGCAACCCCTATCACCACCATCAGGACCTAAACGCCCTGCATGACGCGTGGCAAAAGCCCGAAACCATCATCGTGAACGAACCCTATTGGACCGCCACCGCCAAACGCGGCGATATCGTCTTTCCCGCCACCACCCCGTATGAGCGCGAAGACATCGGGCGATCCAACCTTGATGATTACCTGTTCCACATGCCGCAATGTGTGTCCCCCGTGGGGGAGGCGCGCAATGACTATGACATCTTTGCAGGGCTGGCCCAGCGGATGGGTGTGCAGGATGCCTTTACCGAAGGGAAAACCTCGGGTGAATGGATCGAACAGCTTTATGCCGCGTACCGCGAAGGTGCTGCGCAAAACGGGATAGACGTGCCCACCCTGCCCGCCTTGCGCGATGCCAATTGGGTGCAACTGCCGATCACCGTTGATGAACCGAACGACACGCTGTTTGCCCCGTTTCGCGCAAACCCTGATGCCGCGCCTTTGGGCACCCCTTCGGGCAAGATCGAGATCTATTCCGAAACGATTGCCAGCTTTGGCTATGACGATTGCATCGGCCACCCGATCTGGCTGCCGCCCGATGAATGGCTGGGCAGCGCCTGTGCGCAGGCGCCGCTGCATATGGTATCGCCCCAGCCCGCAGACAAGCTGCACAGCCAGCTAGAAAGCGCGCTGGCCGACGTGAAGGGCGCACGACCGGAAACTGTTGTGCTGCATCCCGTTGATGCAGCCGCACGCGGCATTGCAAACGGTGATCTGGTCAAACTGTTCAACACCCGCGGCGCCTGCCGTGCCAAGGCGCAGATTTCCGAGGATATCATCCAAGGCGTCGTCGCCCTGCCCACAGGCGCATGGTACAGCGACCCTGACGCAGACATCGACCTTGATGGCAATCCCAATGTGCTGACCCGTGACATCGGCACATCACGTCTGGGCCAAGGGTGCAGCGCGCATACCGCCCTTGTGGAGGTTGCGAAACTTTAG
- a CDS encoding DMT family transporter produces MTASIATDRKANLLGSLWMVVSMGIFAIEDTLIKAASVTVPIGQILILFGLGGAFLFACLARLNKEPLFPPEVLSRPMRIRVVFEVIGRLFYFLSLSLIPLSAATVILQATPLVVVACAALLFGEQVGWRRWLAIVIGLIGVVIIVEPGTDSFSILSVLAVIGMLGFAGRDLASRAAPASLSTSILGLYGFLSVVVAGVLFSIWQGAPFVRPSADAALILLAAVLSGIAAYSCLMKAMRTGEVSAVTPFRYTRLLFGVALGVTVFGEELSFPMLLGSSLIVASGLFIVWRRRVTAPK; encoded by the coding sequence GTGACAGCTTCAATCGCCACGGATCGCAAGGCAAACCTATTAGGGAGCCTCTGGATGGTTGTTTCGATGGGGATATTCGCCATCGAGGATACATTGATCAAGGCCGCGTCAGTTACTGTGCCGATCGGGCAAATCCTGATCCTCTTCGGGCTTGGCGGCGCCTTTCTATTTGCCTGTCTGGCGCGCCTGAATAAAGAGCCCCTTTTCCCGCCCGAGGTCCTGTCCCGCCCCATGCGCATTCGGGTGGTGTTCGAAGTGATCGGGCGGTTGTTTTATTTTCTGTCCCTGTCGTTGATCCCGCTTTCGGCGGCGACGGTCATCTTGCAGGCGACGCCTTTGGTCGTTGTGGCCTGTGCGGCGCTGCTGTTTGGGGAACAGGTGGGCTGGCGTCGGTGGCTTGCCATTGTCATCGGCCTGATCGGAGTTGTGATTATTGTCGAGCCGGGAACGGACAGCTTTTCGATCCTCTCGGTCTTGGCCGTGATCGGGATGCTAGGGTTTGCGGGGCGGGATCTGGCCAGCCGCGCGGCCCCTGCATCGCTGAGCACGTCGATCTTGGGCCTATACGGGTTCTTGTCGGTTGTGGTGGCAGGGGTGTTGTTTTCGATCTGGCAGGGCGCGCCCTTTGTACGGCCTAGCGCAGATGCCGCCTTGATCCTGTTGGCGGCCGTGCTGTCGGGCATCGCGGCCTATTCCTGCCTGATGAAGGCCATGCGGACGGGCGAAGTTTCTGCCGTTACACCCTTTCGATACACGCGGCTCTTGTTTGGCGTAGCCTTGGGCGTCACGGTTTTTGGCGAAGAGCTGAGTTTCCCAATGCTGTTAGGGTCCTCTTTGATTGTCGCTTCGGGGTTGTTTATCGTTTGGCGCCGCAGGGTGACGGCGCCAAAATAG
- a CDS encoding type II toxin-antitoxin system ParD family antitoxin, with amino-acid sequence MATMNISLPDTMKNWVETQAQNGLYANSSDYVRDLIRRDQSRAQIIGDVQAALDAGRASGPATAFDAQAFKQSLKG; translated from the coding sequence ATGGCCACGATGAACATTTCCCTGCCCGATACGATGAAAAACTGGGTCGAGACGCAAGCCCAGAACGGGTTGTACGCCAATTCCTCAGATTACGTGCGGGACCTGATCCGCCGTGACCAAAGCCGCGCGCAAATCATCGGTGATGTGCAGGCCGCATTGGATGCAGGGCGGGCAAGCGGCCCTGCGACGGCGTTTGACGCTCAGGCGTTTAAACAGTCTCTAAAAGGCTAA
- a CDS encoding type II toxin-antitoxin system RelE/ParE family toxin, protein MEKIRLTPLARQDLRDIWTFGAETWGDAQAERYFDAIYATLELIADFPDIARLRQEFSPPIRLHPHQSHVIAYDAAEGGIDVIRILHMKADVLALLEP, encoded by the coding sequence TTGGAGAAAATCCGCCTTACCCCCCTCGCCCGACAAGACCTGCGCGACATCTGGACCTTTGGTGCCGAGACATGGGGAGACGCACAGGCCGAGCGGTATTTCGATGCGATCTACGCCACCCTAGAGCTGATCGCCGATTTCCCCGACATTGCGCGGCTGCGGCAAGAATTCTCGCCGCCCATCCGCCTGCACCCGCATCAAAGCCATGTCATCGCCTATGACGCTGCCGAGGGCGGGATTGATGTGATCCGCATCTTACATATGAAGGCAGATGTTTTGGCCTTGTTAGAGCCTTAG
- a CDS encoding ParB/RepB/Spo0J family partition protein translates to MAKRRKLTAPSAEDLNKIEEEFRRETSPNPGMAPIAQVAAESAMNMNAVDPAMRAKLAELDKYRAIEAQGLVARLIPIDAVDASVLTRDRMDLNPEDFAELKAAILANGLRMPVEVCELEPVEGQPRYGLISGYRRFRAVSELRGQPGQGAGVIEALVRPAASSAASMEAMVEENEIRSDLTHFERGRIAVLAAQNGVYSSVEEATAKLFAFASKAKRSKIRSFAMVFERLGDVLSFPLALKEKQGLAIAAGLRDGAGDALREGLAAAAPADAVEEWAVVDRVLSGFVAKPQSGEKPRGGRPKAQVETIQTQRGTTIGWSRKGQGIVIQLDGDINDADMQEVIALLKGAV, encoded by the coding sequence ATGGCTAAACGTCGCAAGCTCACCGCGCCAAGCGCCGAAGACCTCAATAAGATCGAAGAGGAGTTTCGTCGCGAAACCTCTCCCAATCCCGGGATGGCGCCGATTGCCCAAGTGGCAGCGGAGAGTGCTATGAACATGAATGCTGTTGATCCGGCCATGCGCGCCAAACTGGCCGAGCTGGACAAATATCGCGCGATCGAGGCCCAAGGGCTGGTGGCGCGGCTGATCCCGATTGATGCGGTTGATGCCTCGGTTCTAACCCGCGACAGGATGGACCTGAACCCAGAGGATTTCGCCGAACTCAAGGCTGCGATCCTTGCCAATGGTCTGCGCATGCCCGTCGAAGTGTGCGAGCTAGAGCCTGTGGAAGGCCAGCCGCGCTATGGGCTGATTTCGGGCTATCGCCGTTTCCGCGCGGTGAGCGAGCTGCGCGGCCAGCCAGGGCAGGGGGCAGGTGTGATCGAAGCGCTGGTGCGCCCTGCGGCGTCCTCGGCCGCCAGCATGGAGGCGATGGTCGAAGAGAATGAGATCCGTTCGGACCTGACCCATTTTGAACGCGGCCGCATCGCCGTTCTGGCGGCGCAAAACGGTGTGTACAGCAGTGTCGAAGAAGCAACCGCAAAACTGTTTGCTTTTGCGTCCAAGGCTAAGCGCTCTAAAATCCGCTCCTTTGCCATGGTGTTTGAACGTCTGGGCGATGTGCTTAGCTTTCCTTTGGCGTTGAAGGAAAAACAAGGACTGGCCATTGCCGCTGGCCTTAGGGATGGGGCAGGGGACGCGCTGCGCGAGGGCTTGGCCGCGGCTGCCCCTGCGGATGCAGTTGAAGAATGGGCGGTTGTTGATCGGGTGCTGTCGGGTTTCGTGGCGAAACCCCAAAGCGGCGAAAAGCCACGCGGCGGCCGCCCAAAGGCGCAGGTGGAAACCATCCAAACCCAACGCGGCACCACAATCGGATGGTCGCGAAAAGGGCAGGGGATCGTTATCCAACTGGATGGCGATATCAATGATGCTGATATGCAAGAGGTGATTGCCCTGCTAAAGGGCGCAGTTTGA
- a CDS encoding AAA family ATPase → MASKDTPLPPYYNIDPKQAASKLADPVTTTRFAKAASFAAKGRDDLARRGYSPDGQKHLRKFSTWEVCKYLIPLAPAHFRRVLKQHPDLPQGTGEGGSKWFTLEEVLQLRQHFAAEGAADREYLPYRPEGLPAKVLAVANFKGGVGKTSTCAHLAMSAALDGYKVLVIDLDSQGSMTSIMGGKVEDEWQTAFPLIAKHFAGHLAAENSVLAAGGFATKPLDETLQAATEITADDVIQKTHWPNIDLIGAQLNLYWAEFQVPVWRMQLRSWPLWDALGGFLEDEGLLDKYDLIFLDTPPALGYLTINALAAADILLVPLGASFLEFDSTGRFFDMLYSTFASIEDGENMSRVGAGLEEVRFEWDAVRAMITRFDPAQQTDLANVVQAYFGDFMTTYRQDFTAMVGQAGEQVSGIYEADYREFNRDTYVRGREAFDRTWGEVKEIILGCWWRDLQMDDATPDTVAEE, encoded by the coding sequence ATGGCGAGCAAGGATACCCCCCTCCCCCCATACTACAACATCGACCCGAAACAAGCGGCTAGCAAGTTAGCTGATCCTGTCACAACGACTCGCTTTGCAAAAGCGGCTAGTTTCGCCGCCAAAGGGCGTGATGATCTGGCGCGGCGCGGGTATTCGCCAGATGGGCAAAAACACCTGCGCAAATTTTCAACGTGGGAAGTGTGCAAATATCTGATCCCCCTCGCCCCTGCTCATTTCCGGCGCGTGTTGAAACAACACCCCGATCTACCGCAAGGCACCGGCGAAGGCGGATCAAAATGGTTCACCCTCGAAGAGGTCTTGCAGCTGCGCCAGCATTTTGCGGCCGAGGGTGCCGCGGATCGTGAATACCTGCCCTATCGCCCCGAAGGTCTGCCCGCCAAAGTTTTGGCCGTGGCGAATTTCAAAGGCGGCGTCGGCAAAACCTCTACCTGTGCGCATCTCGCGATGAGCGCAGCCTTGGACGGGTATAAGGTGCTGGTGATTGACCTCGATAGCCAAGGGTCCATGACCTCGATCATGGGCGGTAAGGTCGAGGACGAATGGCAAACCGCCTTTCCCCTGATTGCAAAACATTTCGCAGGGCATCTGGCGGCGGAAAACAGCGTGCTGGCCGCAGGCGGTTTCGCGACGAAACCTCTGGACGAAACCCTACAAGCCGCGACCGAGATCACCGCTGATGACGTGATCCAGAAAACCCACTGGCCCAACATCGACCTGATCGGCGCGCAATTGAACCTCTATTGGGCCGAATTTCAGGTCCCCGTCTGGCGGATGCAGCTGCGCTCGTGGCCGCTGTGGGATGCTTTGGGTGGGTTCCTAGAGGACGAAGGGTTGCTGGATAAATACGACCTGATTTTCCTCGATACGCCCCCTGCCCTCGGCTATCTCACGATTAACGCGCTGGCGGCTGCCGATATTCTGCTGGTGCCGCTTGGGGCCTCTTTCCTTGAGTTTGATTCAACGGGCCGTTTCTTTGACATGCTCTATTCCACTTTTGCCAGCATCGAGGACGGCGAAAACATGTCGCGTGTCGGTGCGGGGCTAGAGGAAGTCCGGTTTGAATGGGACGCTGTGCGCGCGATGATCACCCGATTTGACCCCGCACAACAGACCGATCTGGCCAATGTGGTGCAGGCCTATTTCGGGGATTTCATGACAACCTATCGGCAGGATTTCACCGCCATGGTTGGGCAGGCGGGCGAACAGGTCAGCGGGATTTACGAGGCAGATTACCGCGAGTTTAACCGCGACACCTATGTGCGCGGCCGCGAGGCCTTTGACCGCACATGGGGCGAGGTCAAAGAGATCATCTTGGGCTGTTGGTGGCGGGATCTGCAAATGGATGACGCAACGCCCGATACGGTAGCAGAGGAGTAA